One Parachlamydia sp. AcF125 DNA segment encodes these proteins:
- the cyoA gene encoding ubiquinol oxidase subunit II: MQPLTIWQFRDKIAILFPKGMIALEERNLLLIIQAIMLLVIIPVYILTFVFSWRYRADNRHAKYDPDLDDNRLAEYLWWGIPFVFTCIIAVLTWVKTYELDPLKPIESDKKPITVQVVALQWKWLFIYPEEKIASLNFLQIPAGVPIHFEITADAPMNSFWIPQLGGQIYAMPQMKTQLHLIASEKGDFRGCSANISGEGFAGMHFITRASSEEEYHQWVESAKQSSRVLNTEEYHKLALPSSYVPPQIYRLKDGSLFEQVLMKYMHPQGG, from the coding sequence ATGCAACCCCTTACCATTTGGCAATTTCGAGACAAGATCGCGATTCTATTTCCAAAAGGGATGATTGCCTTAGAAGAGCGCAATCTTCTCTTAATCATTCAAGCCATCATGCTGCTGGTGATCATTCCTGTATACATTTTAACGTTCGTTTTCTCATGGAGATATCGCGCTGATAATCGCCACGCCAAATACGACCCTGACTTAGACGACAATCGTTTAGCGGAATACTTATGGTGGGGGATTCCCTTTGTTTTTACATGTATTATTGCTGTTTTGACATGGGTTAAAACCTATGAGCTTGACCCTTTAAAGCCGATTGAATCGGATAAAAAGCCAATCACCGTCCAAGTGGTGGCCTTGCAATGGAAATGGCTATTTATTTATCCAGAGGAGAAAATTGCCAGTTTAAACTTTTTGCAAATTCCAGCAGGGGTTCCCATTCATTTTGAAATTACGGCAGACGCTCCGATGAACTCCTTTTGGATCCCTCAGCTAGGGGGCCAAATATATGCCATGCCTCAAATGAAAACGCAATTGCATTTAATCGCAAGTGAGAAAGGCGATTTTAGAGGTTGTTCTGCAAATATCAGCGGCGAAGGCTTTGCAGGGATGCACTTCATTACCCGAGCTTCATCGGAAGAAGAGTACCATCAATGGGTGGAATCCGCAAAACAATCCTCTCGGGTTTTAAATACAGAGGAATATCACAAGTTAGCGCTTCCCAGCAGCTATGTCCCACCGCAAATATATCGATTAAAAGATGGCAGCTTGTTTGAGCAGGTTCTCATGAAATACATGCATCCGCAGGGAGGATAA
- a CDS encoding F-box protein, whose amino-acid sequence MRIKLALTSINFNIGLIMGRIQLSSLWSFFIPCMSQPSGMEQLPEELTLHIFSFLTVQDLATTEKVCRNWQRLSLDGQLWARLYQNRYPRADVKGGRCFKKLFSMRHRGEVELEKARRWLANLSKSSDIAKNLSQ is encoded by the coding sequence ATGCGAATTAAGCTGGCATTAACATCTATTAACTTTAATATCGGACTAATTATGGGGCGTATCCAGTTGTCGTCTCTTTGGTCTTTTTTTATCCCTTGCATGAGCCAGCCTTCTGGGATGGAGCAGCTGCCAGAAGAGCTAACATTGCACATTTTTTCTTTCTTGACGGTACAAGATCTTGCTACAACGGAAAAGGTTTGCAGAAACTGGCAGCGCCTAAGTCTTGATGGCCAGCTTTGGGCGAGGCTCTATCAAAATCGTTATCCTCGCGCCGACGTCAAAGGCGGGAGATGTTTTAAAAAGCTTTTCAGCATGCGTCATCGAGGGGAGGTAGAATTGGAAAAAGCGAGAAGATGGTTAGCAAATCTTAGCAAATCTTCGGATATTGCTAAAAACCTATCTCAATAA
- a CDS encoding glycosyltransferase family 39 protein: MFWMITSREIGLGPDEAQYWTWSQALDWGYYSKPPGIAWQIGGGTQLFGNTELGVRFASILFGIIQPLLIYGLARACSLLPQTAFWAALIMAFSPLGVMGSLLAITDAGMLIFWTAACIGIANAIERHTTPSYLLIGVFIFLGALFKWPIYLLWSWILVGWLFFPCLRSRNILGGLLVSLFGLFPSVVWNVSHRWATFHHVFSTVQGAESRVLFQGNALDFIGAQAVLISPLLFFLALCALAYCFRQSLRPSLFFCAFFCFITLAGFCVYALFKKMQGNWCIFIYPTFIIYLSWYLNEKVTWGKKALVASLTLSLVVGGMGLSIPFMQSRNIAIPFQIPYRMNPFRHNVGWKEMQAKLDQEGYRAEKHFLFGDRYQMSSLLSFYNTGQKRAYFFNLDGIRKNQFSFWPDMAQEQMGKTGFFAHVENIPFHEGEEKAYLEKLSPYFKQVDYLGSFPIFEAYNQPVKRLLLFKCTFFLGKQPDEGAGW, translated from the coding sequence ATGTTTTGGATGATTACTTCACGTGAGATAGGTTTAGGGCCTGATGAAGCGCAGTATTGGACATGGAGCCAAGCCCTTGATTGGGGGTATTATAGCAAACCGCCAGGAATAGCTTGGCAAATAGGGGGGGGAACGCAGCTTTTTGGAAACACTGAGCTTGGCGTGCGCTTTGCTTCTATTCTCTTCGGGATCATTCAGCCCTTGCTAATATATGGCTTAGCTAGGGCCTGCTCTTTGTTACCTCAAACTGCTTTTTGGGCAGCTCTCATCATGGCATTTTCTCCGTTAGGCGTGATGGGATCGCTGCTGGCAATTACGGATGCTGGCATGCTCATTTTTTGGACAGCTGCCTGCATTGGGATTGCGAATGCCATCGAGCGTCATACTACGCCTTCTTATTTGCTAATAGGGGTTTTTATTTTTCTGGGGGCGTTATTCAAATGGCCAATCTATCTCTTATGGAGCTGGATTCTAGTAGGGTGGCTTTTTTTCCCATGCTTGAGAAGCCGGAATATATTAGGAGGTCTTCTTGTCTCCTTATTTGGCCTATTTCCCAGTGTGGTATGGAATGTTTCTCACCGATGGGCAACCTTTCACCACGTATTTTCAACGGTTCAGGGGGCCGAAAGCCGGGTTTTATTTCAAGGAAATGCTTTAGATTTTATAGGAGCGCAGGCCGTATTAATTTCTCCCTTGCTCTTTTTTTTAGCTTTATGCGCTTTAGCCTATTGCTTTAGGCAGTCTTTAAGGCCCTCTCTTTTCTTTTGTGCTTTTTTCTGTTTTATCACTCTGGCAGGGTTTTGTGTATATGCTCTTTTTAAAAAAATGCAAGGGAATTGGTGTATTTTCATTTACCCCACATTCATCATTTATCTGAGTTGGTATTTAAATGAAAAAGTGACATGGGGGAAAAAGGCTTTGGTTGCCTCTTTGACCTTATCCTTGGTTGTGGGAGGAATGGGACTCAGTATTCCGTTTATGCAATCGCGCAATATCGCTATTCCCTTTCAGATTCCCTATCGGATGAATCCGTTTCGTCACAATGTGGGCTGGAAGGAAATGCAAGCCAAGCTGGATCAAGAGGGATATCGAGCAGAAAAACATTTCTTGTTTGGAGACCGGTATCAAATGAGCAGCTTATTAAGCTTTTATAATACAGGGCAAAAGCGCGCTTATTTTTTTAATTTAGACGGCATCCGTAAAAATCAATTTTCTTTTTGGCCGGATATGGCTCAAGAGCAAATGGGAAAAACAGGCTTTTTTGCTCATGTGGAAAATATTCCCTTTCATGAAGGGGAGGAGAAGGCCTATCTCGAAAAGCTATCGCCCTATTTTAAACAAGTGGATTACTTGGGTTCCTTTCCTATTTTTGAGGCCTACAACCAACCTGTAAAACGATTATTATTATTCAAATGCACTTTTTTTCTGGGCAAACAGCCTGATGAGGGAGCTGGATGGTGA
- the uvrB gene encoding excinuclease ABC subunit UvrB, whose product MNGKFQLESIFPPAGDQPQAIEKIAQGIAEGKKAQVLLGITGSGKTYTMANVIAQVQRPTLVIAHNKTLAAQLYQEFKAFFPHNAVEYFVSYYDYYQPEAYIARTDTYIEKDMAINDRIDKMRLSATRSLLERNDVLIVASVSCIYGLGTPEYYRDMNLTLTTGQNCRRDDILLHLVEMQYTRNDYDFSRSTFRVRGDVLEIFPAYEEDLSIRVEFFGDDIERISEIDPLTGKVRQRIQQITIYPSSHHVTPEEVRWQALETIKAELAERMESFEKNNLLIERQRIQQRTQHDMEMIREIGFCKGIENYSRHFSRRQPGDPPPCLIDYFPSDFLLIIDESHQTIPQMRAMYNGDRARKASLVDFGFRLPSAYDNRPLKFEESYAHFHQVVYVSATPAEWEVTEAQGEIVEQVIRPTGLLDPHIEVRPADGQVDDSLAEIRTHVEKGGRVLVTTLTKRLAEELTTYLTELDVKAKYLHSDIDTLERAQIIQDLRSGTFDVLVGINLLREGLDIPEVSLVAILDADKEGFLRSETSLIQTCGRAARNAEGRVIMYANKITKAIRHTLEITEARRALQQAHNLKHGITPKTVKREIAPLVEPDLLHEEQEEVKKPPLKVAEEQHEYLTLEEIRLKIRENESLMKKAAKEMQFEDAAHFRDLMKHYQQLEIGLS is encoded by the coding sequence GTGAACGGAAAATTTCAATTAGAATCCATTTTCCCTCCAGCTGGAGACCAACCTCAGGCAATTGAAAAAATTGCCCAGGGAATTGCTGAGGGAAAAAAAGCTCAAGTTCTTTTAGGGATTACAGGCTCAGGTAAAACCTATACTATGGCCAACGTTATCGCTCAAGTGCAGCGTCCGACGTTGGTGATTGCCCATAATAAAACCCTAGCAGCCCAACTTTATCAAGAATTTAAAGCCTTTTTCCCCCACAATGCTGTTGAATACTTTGTTTCTTACTACGATTACTACCAACCCGAAGCTTATATCGCGCGTACCGATACCTATATTGAAAAAGATATGGCTATCAATGACCGCATAGATAAAATGCGACTCAGCGCCACCCGCTCTTTGCTCGAACGCAACGATGTCTTAATTGTGGCGTCTGTCTCTTGTATTTACGGCTTAGGTACGCCTGAGTACTACCGCGATATGAATTTAACCCTTACCACGGGCCAAAATTGTCGGCGGGACGATATTCTTCTCCACCTTGTAGAGATGCAATATACGCGCAATGATTATGACTTTTCTCGTTCCACCTTCCGAGTGAGAGGAGATGTACTTGAAATCTTCCCAGCTTATGAAGAAGATTTATCCATTCGCGTGGAGTTTTTTGGAGACGATATTGAGAGAATTAGCGAAATCGATCCTTTAACAGGCAAAGTTAGACAAAGAATCCAACAAATTACCATTTATCCAAGTTCTCACCACGTCACCCCTGAAGAAGTGCGTTGGCAAGCTTTAGAGACAATCAAAGCAGAGCTAGCCGAGCGGATGGAATCTTTTGAAAAAAATAATCTCCTCATCGAACGGCAAAGAATTCAGCAACGTACGCAGCATGATATGGAGATGATTCGTGAAATCGGCTTTTGCAAAGGGATTGAGAACTATTCGCGCCATTTTAGTCGGCGTCAACCTGGAGATCCTCCCCCCTGCCTCATCGATTACTTCCCCTCTGATTTTTTACTGATTATCGATGAGTCGCACCAAACTATTCCCCAAATGCGCGCGATGTATAACGGCGACCGTGCTCGCAAAGCTTCGTTGGTAGATTTTGGTTTCCGCCTACCTTCTGCTTATGACAATCGCCCTTTAAAATTTGAAGAAAGCTATGCCCACTTTCATCAAGTCGTCTATGTTTCTGCTACTCCTGCAGAATGGGAAGTTACAGAAGCACAAGGTGAGATTGTCGAGCAAGTCATTCGCCCAACTGGCCTTCTCGATCCCCATATTGAGGTTAGACCTGCTGATGGGCAAGTCGACGATAGCTTAGCAGAAATAAGGACCCACGTCGAGAAAGGAGGCAGGGTCCTTGTCACCACTTTAACCAAACGACTTGCAGAAGAGCTAACCACTTATCTGACAGAACTCGATGTGAAAGCAAAATACCTGCACTCCGATATCGATACCCTGGAACGAGCTCAAATTATTCAAGATCTTCGTTCAGGTACATTTGATGTGTTAGTCGGTATCAACCTACTTCGGGAAGGATTAGATATCCCTGAAGTTTCTTTAGTTGCTATTCTAGACGCTGATAAAGAGGGTTTTTTGCGCAGTGAAACCTCCCTCATCCAAACTTGTGGCCGGGCAGCCCGCAATGCGGAAGGGCGAGTGATTATGTATGCCAATAAAATCACAAAGGCGATTCGGCATACATTAGAAATTACCGAAGCAAGGCGCGCCTTGCAGCAGGCACACAACCTAAAACATGGCATTACTCCTAAAACGGTTAAGCGAGAGATTGCGCCTTTAGTTGAGCCCGACCTCCTGCATGAAGAGCAGGAAGAAGTAAAAAAACCTCCTTTAAAGGTGGCAGAAGAACAGCATGAGTACCTCACACTTGAGGAGATCCGCTTGAAAATTCGTGAAAATGAAAGCTTGATGAAAAAAGCGGCTAAAGAGATGCAATTCGAAGATGCTGCTCACTTCCGCGATCTTATGAAACATTATCAACAACTTGAGATAGGATTATCTTAA